AATTTGTTTGTGAGTTTATTACTATTTATATCATATATAGGAAAATATTTTTGCTGATTTTCCATAATGTATATTAGTATTTCATTTGGAATGTTAAGAAATTTTTCTTCAAAGCTAGCAATAAGGACAGTTGGCCATTCTACTAATGAAGTTATTTCTTCTAGTAAGAAATCGTTTATTTTTAAATATTTTCCAGTAAGATTGACTATTTTTTGGGATTCATTTTTTATTTTTGTTTTTCTTATGTTATAATCAGCAATAATTTTTCCAGATTTTAATAATATTTCAGGATATTCTTTTGCGTGAAAAATTTTAATTTTATTGTTTTTCATGAACATGTGTCCAGAAAGCAATCTATTAGTTTGTATTCCTAACAATTTTTGTTTTACTATTTTGTTATTTAATAACATAACTATATTTCGAATTGGTCGAGAAAATTGTACATTATTTTTGTTCCATTTCATAAAATTAGGAATAGTAATATTCTTAATAGAAGAAATAGATATTTCTACTAGTTTTTCTTCAATTTGAAAATTGTTAATAAAATGTTCGTAAAAAAGCCATTCTCTTTGTTTTTCTTTTAAACGAGATACTTGATTTATTTTAATTCCTAGTTTTTTTATCCAGCATTTAGTGGAATAAGTTGGATATCCTAATGAATCGAATGCATTAGAAATAGAAGGTCCTTTATATTTTTTTTTGCGTTGTGTTATATTTAATTTTTCTATTTTAATAGCTATTCTTCTTGGCGTAGCGTACCATGATATTTCGTCATATTTTATATGATTTTTAGTTAATAAAACAATCATGTTATTTTGAAAAGATTCGGCCATAGTTCGTAATGATTTTGGAGGTAATTCTTCAGTTCCAATTTCTATTAAAAATGTTGTGTTCATTTCTGTTTTATCACCTTTTCTTAATTTTTATTATAAAAGAGGAAGTTCCGATTGTTGTCTTAAATGATAATATTGTTTAGCAATAGTTTTGATAATTGTTCGAATATGCAAAATATGTTGCTGACGTTCGGTAGTAGAAAAAGATTTCTTTGCATCTAATAAATTAAAGTAATGTATCCCGTATAGTGCGTGCTCGTATGCTGGGAGTAGCAATGGATGAGATAAACATATTATTTTTTGTGCTTCTTTCATATGTATGTTAAATAAGTTTAAACAAATATCAACATTAGAATATTCAAAATTGTATATAGAATTTTCGAATTCGTTTTGTAAAAATAGATCACCATAAGTAATACATTTTTTATTATTTTCCCAGATAATTTGATATATACTATCTTTATTTTGTATATGCATAGCTATTCGCTCTAAACCGTATGTTATTTCTATGGAAATCGGATCGCAATTTATCCCACCCATTTGTTGAAAATAAGTAAATTGTGTAATTTCCATGCCATTAATCCATACTTCCCATCCTTGTCCACATGCTCCTAATGTTGGATTTTCCCAATTGTCTTCTATAAAACGTATATCATTATTTTTAAAATTTATATTTAAAGATTTTAATGATTTTAAATATAAATTTTGAATGTTATTTGGTGCAGGTTTGATAATTACTTGAAATTGATAATAATGTTGTAATCGATTGGGATTTTTTCCATATCTTCCATCAGACGGTCTTCTTGATGCTTGTACATATGCAATAGAAGTTGGTTCAGGTCCAATTGTTCCAAAAAAAGTTTTGTGATGAAAAGTTCCCGCTCCTACAGGTATATCTAGTGGTTGAATAATCGTACAATTTTGATTTTTCCAATAGTTTTTTAATTTAAAAATTATTTGATTGAATGTTGTTATATTGTTCATTTTATTTTTCCAATATTCTTGCTTGATATTAAATTATTTCATAAAAATGTATTTATTAATTTATAATTAAGTTATTTTATTAATAGTGGTGAACTTTAAAAATTTTTGTGGTAATTTAAGATCATACTAATTATTTAAAAAGTAAGCTATAAATAAGTTGCTAAAAAGAATAAGATTTTTAATATTCTAAATATTATTATTAATTTAAGTTAAGAACTTTTTTTGATTTAATTTTATTGAATATATTTTATAAATAATGTAATGAGTTTTTATGCGTATTCTTAAATATTTTAGTTTGGAATATTTGGAATAATATTAATAAAAATATTGTAATTTTAATTATAATTTAGATGATATGAAATTTATATATAAAAATTAGATAACATTTTTGTATCATAAATTTGAAACATTATTATATTCTAATGATATTGGAAATAAATTTTTTTATTTATTTTTTTTGTTTAAAATAAATTAAAGAAATATAGTATAGGAATAAAAATGAGATATATAGGAGCTCATGTTAGTATTGCAGGAGGTTTAGATCAAGCAGTGATTAGAGCTAAAAAATTAAAAGCTACTGCTTTTGCATTATTTACTAACAATCCTTTGAGATGGACTACAACGATGTTAAAAGATACACATATTGAAAAATTTAAAGTTGCATGTAAAACTTTAAATTATAGTTCAGATCAAATTTTACCTCATAGTGGTTATTTGATTAATTTAGGAAATCCGTTTGACGACTGTTTAAATAAATCTAGAATGGCATTTATTGATGAAATAACAAGATGTCAGAAATTAGAGTTAAAATTATTAAATTTTCATCCAGGAAGTCATTTAAATAAAATTAGCGAAAAAAAATGTTTAGAACGCATTTCTGATTCAATTAATTTAGCATTAGAAAAAACTTCTTTAGTTAAATTAGTAATAGAAAATACAGCTGGACAAGGAACAAATGTTGGTTATTCTTTTGAGCATTTAACATCAATTATTAATAGAATAGAAGATAAAACTCGTATTGGAGTTTGTTTAGATACATGTCATTTGTTTTCTTCTGGATATGATTTACGTACAAGATATTCGTGCGAGGAAACTTTCAAACATTTTGATGATGTTGTAGGATTCAGTTATTTATGTGGAATGCATTTTAATGATTCTAAATCAATCTTTAATAGTAACATTGATAGACATTATAGTTTAGGTAAAGGAAGTATTGGAACATTAGCTTTTACTTGGATTATGAAGAACATAAACTGTAATAATTTTCCAATTATATTAGAAACTACAGATTCAAGTTTATGGAAACAGGAAATTCAGTGGCTCAATTCATTATAAAGAACATATTTTTAAACTTGTATAAGTAAAGATCATGTGACGAGAGAAAACATAGTTTTTGCACTTTTTATAATAATACATTTTTTATTTGTTTAACTAAATAAATGGAATAACATATGATAACTATTAATGTGAATAAACGTAAAAAAGAAGGTAAAAGTTCTAGTCGTAGATTACGTTTAAATAATAAATTTCCGGCTGTAATATATTGTTATTCTAAATCTAATATTTGCATAGAATTGGATCATAATATTATCTCAAATATTATCTTTAAATTTGATATTTATAAAGAACAATTTTTTTTAATAATGGATAGTATCACATATAAAGTTCGGGTAAAATCGATACAACATCATGTTTTTAAACCTAGAATTATGCACATGGATTTTTTTCAAATACAGTAATTTTAGAGTATCGGCACGAAAAAGTGATGAAATATATAAGTGCAATACAATTAGTAATTTAAAGGTTACAAAAATATCGTGCCGATAAGGATTAATATTAGTAATTTATTGTATTATATAAGTTATGTTTATTACATTATTTAGTATGATTAAATTATTTTATTTTAGATTAATTATATGCTTTTTAAAAGTATATTTTATAATAATTTAAGTATGATAACTATTTTTGGATATAAGTATAAAATAAATATATTAATCAGTCCTAATATTAAACTTAATTTAAATAGGAAAACTAAGAGTTTTATATTAAAAAAGTTATTTTTTGAAATTGTGTTATTTTTTTTTGATTTAAACATTGTCCAAATTAACCATAAACTTAACCAAATTAATGAAATAGAAGCAAAGAGCAAGAGTTTAAAATTTGTATTTTCTTTTATTTGTGTGGTATTGATGGCTAATCCAGTAATAATTCCTGGAAGAAAGTATATTGGTGGCCATAATATACATCCGAATATTGTAGAAGAAAAGAATTTTTTTAGAGATAAGTTTAGCATTCCGCATGTCATAGGGATTAATGGTCGAGTAGGGCCGATAAATTTTCCTATTAATATTGTAATAGCAGTATAATTATTTAAAGTAGTTGTTATTTTTTTCAAAATTGTTTTATTTTTTTTTAATAAATGAAGATTGTTTAGGTATTTTTTAAATTTCCATCCAAGATAATATGAAATTGCATCTCCGAATATACAACCAATAAATCCTGCTATCCAAGCAGGATAAAAATTCAATGTTCCATTACCAATTAATGTACCTAAAGCTGCCATAAGTATCATTCCGGGAAGAAATAAACCTACTAAAGCTAAAGATTCTAAAAATGCTACTAATGTTATTATAGGTAATGAATAAAAAATAGATTGTGTTATTAAATATAAAAACCAGTCTTCCATACTTTCTCGTTTGCTATTTATAAAAAATTAAATAATATAAGAATTTTTAGATTATAAATAATTCTTGGAAATTTATAAAAGTATTATATTAATGTTTAATACTAAATAGTTATCATGTTATTTTCAGTGATTTTTAGTATACCAATACGTTTTGTTTATTTTT
Above is a genomic segment from Buchnera aphidicola (Meitanaphis flavogallis) containing:
- the glyQ gene encoding glycine--tRNA ligase subunit alpha; the protein is MNNITTFNQIIFKLKNYWKNQNCTIIQPLDIPVGAGTFHHKTFFGTIGPEPTSIAYVQASRRPSDGRYGKNPNRLQHYYQFQVIIKPAPNNIQNLYLKSLKSLNINFKNNDIRFIEDNWENPTLGACGQGWEVWINGMEITQFTYFQQMGGINCDPISIEITYGLERIAMHIQNKDSIYQIIWENNKKCITYGDLFLQNEFENSIYNFEYSNVDICLNLFNIHMKEAQKIICLSHPLLLPAYEHALYGIHYFNLLDAKKSFSTTERQQHILHIRTIIKTIAKQYYHLRQQSELPLL
- the nfo gene encoding deoxyribonuclease IV, whose protein sequence is MRYIGAHVSIAGGLDQAVIRAKKLKATAFALFTNNPLRWTTTMLKDTHIEKFKVACKTLNYSSDQILPHSGYLINLGNPFDDCLNKSRMAFIDEITRCQKLELKLLNFHPGSHLNKISEKKCLERISDSINLALEKTSLVKLVIENTAGQGTNVGYSFEHLTSIINRIEDKTRIGVCLDTCHLFSSGYDLRTRYSCEETFKHFDDVVGFSYLCGMHFNDSKSIFNSNIDRHYSLGKGSIGTLAFTWIMKNINCNNFPIILETTDSSLWKQEIQWLNSL
- the rplY gene encoding 50S ribosomal protein L25, coding for MITINVNKRKKEGKSSSRRLRLNNKFPAVIYCYSKSNICIELDHNIISNIIFKFDIYKEQFFLIMDSITYKVRVKSIQHHVFKPRIMHMDFFQIQ
- a CDS encoding DedA family protein; this translates as MEDWFLYLITQSIFYSLPIITLVAFLESLALVGLFLPGMILMAALGTLIGNGTLNFYPAWIAGFIGCIFGDAISYYLGWKFKKYLNNLHLLKKNKTILKKITTTLNNYTAITILIGKFIGPTRPLIPMTCGMLNLSLKKFFSSTIFGCILWPPIYFLPGIITGLAINTTQIKENTNFKLLLFASISLIWLSLWLIWTMFKSKKNNTISKNNFFNIKLLVFLFKLSLILGLINIFILYLYPKIVIILKLL